Proteins co-encoded in one Garra rufa chromosome 7, GarRuf1.0, whole genome shotgun sequence genomic window:
- the LOC141337808 gene encoding CD48 antigen-like: protein MICTFVLFFLLCLFGVFDVESHEVSVMVGDSVTLDYNASEMELKNEIEWRFNNIRIAYVIMGKTIFDDNARFKDRLKLDRNGSLTIKDTRLTDTGGYKLSTINSNKESIKIFSITVYAPLSIPVVTSDISQCSLGSKCSLLCSVVNVSHVTLSWYKGNGLLFSINMPDLRNSLSLPLEVEYQDKNTYSCVLSNPISNQTKHVCITDLCRLCSVPSSDEVHHGGGTEVVIRLVVTALVGLAAVAAFIVLVYDIRSRRVEQETHQ, encoded by the exons ttctttttgttgTGTCTGTTTG GTGTGTTTGATGTCGAGTCACATGAAGTGTCAGTGATGGTAGGAGATTCTGTCACTCTGGACTATAATGCTTCTGAAATGGAGCTGAAGAATGAGATCGAGTGGAGATTTAACAACATTCGCATAGCGTACGTAATTATGGGCAAAACCATCTTTGATGATAATGCAAGATTCAAAGACAGGCTGAAGCTGGACAGAAACGGGTCTCTCACAATCAAAGACACCAGACTAACAGACACCGGAGGATATAAATTAAGTACTATTAATAGTAATAAGGAGTCAATCAAGATATTCAGTATTACTGTTTATG CTCCACTATCCATTCCAGTCGTTACCAGTGACATTTCTCAGTGTTCATTAGGCTCAAAATGTTCACTGCTGTGTTCAGTGGTGAACGTGAgtcatgtgactctctcctggtacaaaggaaacggTTTATTGTTCAGCATCAACATGCCAGATCTCAGAAACAGTCTCTCGttacctctggaggtggaatatcaggataaaaacacctaTAGCTGTGTGCTCAGcaatcccatcagcaaccagaccAAACACGTCTGCATAACCGATCTCTGTCGTTTGTGTTCAG TTCCCTCTTCAGATGAAGTACATCATGGTGGAGGGACTGAAGTTGTGATCCGATTGGTCGTCACTGCTCTGGTGGGTCTGGCTGCTGTGGCTGCTTTCATTGTGCTGGTTTATGACATCAGATCAAGAAGAGTTGAACAGGAGACACACCAATGA